The Nitrosomonas sp. genomic sequence CTTTCTTTTTCTCTTTCCTGTATTCTGGTTTTTGCACTGGCAGCGCTTTGTTTGTAACGGAAAGACTCATTGCCGGTTTCGATAATGTGGCAGTGATGCGTCAGTCGATCCAGTAGCGCGGTTGTCATTTTGGCGTCGATAAATACATTGCTCCATTCAGCAAACGTTAGATTGGTGGTGATGATGACGCTGGTACGTTCATAAAGCCTGGACAGCAAATGAAACAGCAAGGCACCGCCTGTTTGTGAGAATGGCAGGTAACCCAGTTCATCTAGAATAACCAGGTTTACTTGTAACAGATTCATCGCCATTCTTCCCTGTTTGCCAGCAATCTTCTCTTGCTCCAACCTATTGGCCAGATCAATGGCACTGTAGAAACGCACTTTCTTATGGTGGTGCTGTATGCCTGAAACACCAATTGCGATGGCCAGATGCGTTTTACCAGTTCCGGTACCACCAACCAACACCAGATTCTGTATTGCTTCAGTAAATTGCATGGTTGCCAACTGGTTAATCAGTTGCTGATCTACTTTGGACTGACTGAAGTCAAACCCTGAACCGCCCCGGGTTCTGTGGAGGCTATTTGGTTTAAGTAACACTGGCAGAATCCGAGTTGGCTAACTGCCGATAGTATTGTGCCTCAGCTTCTGCTGGAGGTATATAGCCGATAGGTCCCAGCAAACGCTGATGATTGAACCAGAACACCCAGTTCAACGTCGCCAATTCAACGGATTCCCTGTTTTTCCAAGGCCCTTGCTTATGAATCAATTCAGTCTTGTAAAGCCCGTTGATCGTTTCGGCCAGTGCGTTGTCGTAGCTATCTCCTTTACTGCCAACCGACGGCTCTATTCCAGCCTCGGCAAGTCGCTCCGTATAACGGATAGAGACATACTGGGAGCCCTTGTCGCTGTGGTGAATCAAAGCACCCAGCTCCGGTTGCCGGGCGTATAACGCCTGCTCCAGCGCATCCAGCACGAAGTCTGTGTGCATGCTGGAACTGACCCGCCAACCCACGATGCACCGGGCAAACACGTCGATGACGAACGCGACATACAGCCAGCCCTGCCAGGTGGAAACATAGGTGAAATCCGACACCCACAACTGGTTTGGGCGATCTGCCTTGAATTGCCGGTTGACCCTGTCCAGTGGGCACGGCAGCGCCTTGTCTGAAACCGTCGTGCGGACAATCTTGCCGCGCCGTACACCTTCCAGCCCCAACCGTTTCATCAGCCGCTCAACAGTGCAACGAGCTACCTGTATTCCTTCGCGCTTAAGTTGTCGCCATACCTTGTCGGCACCATAAACCTGCAGATTGGCCTGTCAGATTCGTTGTATCTGCGGCATCAGATCGTCATCGCGAATAGCTCGGGCACAGCGCAATGCCGGATTACGCAGTTCGACAACGTGATGTCGATATCCCGACGGAGCGACCTGCAATACCTTGCAGATCGGCTCGACTCCGTGAGTGTCGCGATGCCGGTCAATGAACGATCTTAGGATTTGAGTTTGCGGTCGAGCTCCGCCTGGGCAAAAAAAGCACTGGCCAGTTTCAGTATCTCATTGGCGCGACGTAATTCCTTGACTTCACGCTCCAGTGCTTTGATGCGCTCGCGTTCTTCACTGGTGACGCCATCTCGCAAGCCTGTGTCGATCTCGTGCTTCTTCACCCAATCATGCAATGTCGGTGGTGCGCAGCCAATCTTTGGCGCTATCGATTCTATCGTCGCCCACAGCGAAGGGTACTCACTGCGATGCTCTTGCACCAGACGGACTGCGCGTGCTTTTACTTCAGGGGAATATTTGTTTAATTTGTTCATGGCTCCATTCTCTCAAGATTTGGAGCCTCCTCAAAACCCGGGGCGATTCACCCCTGTAAATGACGCAGCACAGGAAATCTAGCGGCATTGGTTTGATAACGGATAGAGCGGATGCTGCGCTCAGTTGATTCGGCTTGGAGTAGTTGGTGCAGAATCTTGTCCGATGCATCAAGACTAGCAATCATATCTGGCACATTCTGCTGTTTCAGCCCGGTATAGCAGTCAGCCATACCGTATAACTTAAGTGCCTTGAATTGTTGTGCGAGAATGTCAGACATGCGGCACCTCCAGCTTATTCAGGCGGTCATAGCGTGCAGTATCGGCCTGCGGTTCTTCTTTGAGTTTAAGCGTCGTTTCCACTTGCGCCGGTGAATCAGTTTGTTTCAAGCGTGCGAGCACATTGGTGACATGCTCGGCATTAAGGAACCTCTGAAAAACAAACATTCTGAACGGCAGTCACTCAAAAACTGACCACTACTTCAAATAGTGACGCTGATTTTTATGAAAACAGCCGTTCCTCTCTGGAAACAAGCTCATTTACTGGCTTGTTTTCAAATTTCAGACGCAACAAGACATCGACGTTCATAAGCATCACCACGGATGACGTTGGCAATGGCTGTCAGGAAGGTCAAACGGGCCGCATTTTTGGCCAGGCCGCGATAGCGATTTTTAGCATACCCAAAGCGGATTTTGATATCCCGAAACACGTGTTCGACTTTGGCGCGGCGTTTCGCCAGCTCACGGGCGGCACCGCGCAGTAGTTGAGCCGCCCCGGAATCGTCTTTCGTGAGCCTGGCCAGTTTGCCCGGACGCATCGCGATCACGCAGGCTGGAGGGCTTTCCGCCGGCATCTCCGGGCGTTTATCCAGCCCCTGATATCCGGCATCGCCATGAACAAACTGTTCCTCGCCATGCAGCAGGGCGGCGGCTTCGGCAACGTCGCTGACATGCCCCGAGGTTACTTTGAGCGTATGCACCAACCCGGTTTCATGATCGACGCCGATATGAAACTTGCTGCCGAAAAACCATTGATTGCCCTTTTTGCTGGAATGCATTTCTGGATCACGCGACCGGCTCTTATTTTTGGTTGAAGTCGGCGCGGCAATCAGGCTGGCATCGACGATGGTGCCGGCTTTCAAGAACAACCCACGCTCACCCAGCGTTTGGTTGATGACCTGGAAGATCTGATCCATTAACCCGTGTTTTTCCAGTAAATGCCGAAATTGCAAAATGGTGCTTTCATCCGGCACGGCTTCCAGACGAATGCCGCAAAAACGGCGCAGTGATTCAATCTCATACAGCGCATCTTCCATGCCCGGATCGGAATAGTTGTAGATAATTTGCGCAACATGCGCGCGCAGCATCAATTCCAAGGCAAATGGTTTGCGGCCACGCCCATTGCCTGGCGCATAGTGTGGTTCAATAACATCAATCATAGCCTGCCAAGGCAATAATCCATCAAGTTGATCGAGAAACTTCTCGCGGCGCGTGACTTTGCCCTTATTGGCGTATTCGGCATCAGCAAAACTCATCTGTTGGTAAGGTTTCATGAAGAGCTTCTCGAAAAAGTTTGATGCAGAATTATATTACTTGCGGGGAATTAATCAGAGGTTCCTTAAGAACACCTGATTCCAACACCAATTCAACAGCAACCAGTACAGCTTCCAGTCCATGTGTCGGCACTAAACTTAATACCTTGGCCATGATTCGGTCAGCTTGTTGGCGCTCTCTGCGCCGCAATGCTGTTTGTAGTTGTATCAAGGGTGCCGGTAGTTCGGCAAATGGTGCGCCGTTGCGCAGGGCCCCCGGTTTCTTCTCGATGACCGGAATATAATGCTGCCAGCTATAGCTGACTTGGTCACAATCCAGCAAGCGGGAATGATTAGCGACCACAGCATTGTCACAAACGATCTCTATGCGGTTCGCGTATAAGTGAACCGCCGCCATCTGATTGGCCAGAAGACAAGGAACAGAATAACGGTTACGTTGCAGTGTGACCAGACAAGTGCTGGAAACACGCGCTAGTACCTCAACATAACCATCGAAGGGCGCCGACATTGGCATCAAATAAAGCTGTTCTTGTTCCAACGCATCGGCAAGCGTAATGCCGGTATAGTCTGGATGCTGTATTTCTAACCACAAGGTGCGGCAACGCGCTTCAAGCCAACCGTTAAGTTCTTCGAATGAACTGAACTGCTGCTGTTTGGCTTCATGCCAGATATGGCGGCGCATATCCTGAACATTCTTCTCGACAACGCCTTTCTCCCAGCCGGAAGCCACATTGCAGAAATCTGGATCAAACAGGTAATGTGCGGTCATGGCAAAGAAACGCGTGTTCACCACGCGCCCATTGCCTTTGGAGACCTTATCCACGGCGGTCTTCATGTTATCGTAAATGCCGCGTTTCGGGATGCCGTCAAAAGCTGTGAACGCACGGGTATGCGCATCAAACAACATTTCGTGGCTTTGTGATGGGTAACCTGACAGCATGAATGCACGGCTGGCGCATAGTTTGGTGTGTGCAGCTAACACTTTACGATGAATACCGCCAATCACTAGCCACTCTTCACTCCAGTCAAACTGAAATGCTTCACCAAATGCAAACTTGAGCGGCACATACGCAGTGCCTTTATTGCCCTGATTGCGCCAGTTCTGAATAAAGTCGCAAACAATCGTATAGCCACCAGTATAGCCCTCGTTCGATATCGCTTTGAACAACATTAATGCCGTGCGCCGATCCTTCTTTGGACGGCGCACATCTGCTTCCAGCGCCATTAATAACCGGGGTTCAAACGGCGTCAGTTTGCCAGGCCTCTTTGCCCTTCGGTATTGGACGGCACTACCATCTGGCGCTCGCAACCACTTCTTTATCGTGTTTCGGGACAGACTTGTACGTCGTTGAATTTCATTTATCGACAAATGTTCACGGTAAAACATCCGACGGATCTTTGCATACATAACCATGGTAATCACCTCTAGTTTCTCCTGCCTAAAACTTAAGCAGAATACGTGAATTACCTGGTCAATTTTCGACCGGTGTCAACAATCATCCTGTAATGCCATGGCTTATCCTCCTGTAAGGTAATGCAGAGGAGAATAATCCAGAAAATTGTGATTGCGTAGATGGGAGCGTTGGACGGTTACCAAAAACCGTCTTTTTCGGGCAATATTTCCTAAAAATCATAAGAAATCACAAATGGATGTGTTGCTGGCGGTATCAATTGGCTATGTTTTACTCAGGGTGATCAGGGGTCAGGCGGATTGAGGGTGAAAATGGGGTTTTCGGGCAGGCGTTACCTAGCTGCTTGTTTGCTGCAGGCAGGACAAAGAGGATCCTTTCTTAAATTAAGTGAGTCTAACCGCATGGTTAGCCCATTAATAAGTAGCAATCGACCATTGAGTGTTTCGCCAATCCCTAGTAATACTTTGATCGTTTCAGCCGCCTGTATGCAGCCGACTATGCCGGCCAGTGGAGAAAATACGCCCATGATCGCACAATTGGGGTCATCGCTATCGCCTGCTATTGGAAACAGGCAGTGATAGCAAGGACTTGCCGCATCACGTAGATCAAACAGTGTGATTTGTCCATCAAACCGCATCACTGCTCCGGATATTAATGGTTTCTGATATTTGAGACAGGCCTGGTTAATGATGTGGCGTGTTGTGAAGTTATCGCTGGCGTCAACTACTGCATCAACTGTTTCCAGATGTTGATCGAGCAGTACTTCAGTCGCATATTCGGTGAGTGGGGTAATTTGAATTTCTGGATTGATGCGCCGTAAGAATTTCTTTGCAGATTCTGCTTTTAGTTTGCCGATCGCAGCAGTATCGTGGAGAATCTGTCGCTGCAGATTGGTCAGATCTACTTTGTCGTGGTCACAAATCAATAGCTTACCAATTCCGCTGGCTGCAAGATAGAGCGCAGTTGGCGAGCCCAAACCACCCGCTCCAACAATTAAAACCTTGGATTGTGCCAGTCTTTCTTGTCCAGCAATATCTATTTCGGGTAATAGCAGATGTCGACTATAACGTAATAGCTGCTGATCATTCACGTTATAGCCGACGTAAAGAAGAGAATGAGTATTCTTATAATTTGGAAGTTTTCTGTTTTATTGGGCGCGACATAGATTTCAAATGTGTAACTGCTTTAGTTAATAACGTATCGTCGCTGGATCCAAATTCAGCTGGTGTATTTTTATCCTTGCCCTTGTTTTTATTATTTTTTGCTTTGTTGGACGATGTATTATTTTTCTTGCTGCTTGCTATATCGCTAATTTTGGCATCGATACCATTACTTAAGTGGCGATTAAGATCAGCCTCGCGGAGTAAGCGTGGATTGTCGCCAGCTTCATCGTCGAGAATATCTGGTGTAATACCTTTTGCCTGAATTGATTGGCCATTAGGGGTGTAGTAACGAGCGGTTGTAAGTTTGATCGCGGTACTGTTACTTAATGGCAAAATAGTCTGTACCGAACCTTTGCCAAAGGTTTGGGATCCCATTACAACGGATCGCTTGTGATCCTGCAGTGCACCTGCCACAATTTCTGAAGCTGAAGCGGAGCCACCATTCACCAGTGTAATCATCGGCAAAGTCTTGATATTTTCTGGGAGAGTGGCGAGAAAATCTTTACCTGATTTGCGCAGGTAAAATTCTGGACTGGCATGTAATTTCATTTTTGCATCTTCGGTGCGGCCATCGGTATAAACGACCAGAGCGTTACGCGGCAGAAACGCTGCCGATACCGCAACGGCACTATTTAACAACCCCCCGGGGTCATTGCGTAAATCCAACACCAGCCCCTTCATAGGTATTTTACTTTCGCTGTACAGTTTATTAATTGCTTCCGCTAGATTTTCTCCGGTACGTTCCTGAAACTGGGTGATCCGGATATAGGCATATCCCGGTTCAATCAGTTTAGATTTGACACTCTCGATTTTGATAATGGCCCGTACCAGGCTGAAAGTCAGAGGCTCAGTTTCACCCTCGCGGGCGATTGTCAGCACAACACTGCTATTGGGTTTGCCTCTCATTTTTTTGATGGCATCGTTGAGCGTCATACCCTTGACAGCGGTATCATCAATTTTGATAATCAAATCTCCCGTTTTGACACCAGCAAAAAAAGCAGGTGTATCCTCAATAGGAGAAATAACTTTGACTAGTCCATCTTCCATGGTGACTTGAATACCCAGCCCGCCAAATTCACCCTGCGTACCAATTTGCAGTTCTTTGTAATCTTCTGCATCCAGAAAAGCTGAATGCGGATCCAGCCCAACCAACATGCCATTGATTGCTTCAGTAATAAGTTTTTTGTCTTCGACAGGCTCGACATAGTCACTTTTGATGCGACCAAAAACCTGGGAAAAAGCTCTTAATTCTTCAACAGGAAGAGACTGCAGTGCATTATCAGTTCGTTTGTCGGCGATGGCTGAAAAATTGAGACTAACCAAAATACCGGTAATTATTCCAATAAGAATCAAACCGGTTTTCGTTGCAAAATTGCGCATTATATTAAGCTCCACGCTTGTTTATTTGGTAAAGATACCAGAAGGTTAGACTTGTTCTATTACTTGATGCTCATCCAGGTTAGTGGATCAAACGGTTTACCCTTGTATCTGAGTTCAAAGTATAAACCTGATTGAGTGTTTCCGCCGCTATTACCAACTACGGCAATTGTGTCACCACCCCTGACTTTTTCTCCTACGTGTTTGACCAGCGCATTATTGTGTCCGTAGAGACTCATATAGTCGTTGCCATGATCCAGAATAATGAAATTTCCAAAACCGCGTATCCATTCTGCGAAGATAACCTGTCCACTGGCAATGGCCTTGACCTCATTACCATCGGCTGCTCGAATAAATAACCCGTTCCACTTAATTCCTTTACGTTCACGTGGACTGCCAAAACGGTTGACAAGTTCCCCTCGCACGGGTAGGCGTAATTTCCCTTTCATAGAAACAAACGAATTGTTCTGAGCGTTAGCCGTCGGAAGCTGATCGTTACGCAGTATGGCTGTTCCAGAAAATTTTTCAGGAATCAATGGTTTTTTTTGAGCAAGCTGACGGTTAAGTCTATTGACAAGATTTGATAAGTGCTGCTCATCCTGCTTAAGCTCAGATAATGTTTTGTTTTTCTTGCTGGCTTCACGTGACAGTTGCGCCAACAAATCCGTATGCTTTGCTTTTTCTGCTGTCAGTAATTGCATTTGTTCAAAATATTCCTGCTGTGCTTGCTTGAATTTTTCGTGTTGATTGGCTTGATTCTGGGTTAAGTTTGACAGTTGTTCGTGTAAGTTACGTAATTCGTCGATATGCGCGGAACGAGACTGCACTAGATAACGATAATAGTAAAGCTTGCGTGTAATTTCATTAGGATTTTTCTGCTTGAGAAATAATGACAGGTAATCCGATTTGTTGATTAAGTTCTGGAAATAGAGTAATTCCCCCAATTGCATTTGCTTGGTCAGCATTTCGCTACGAACCTGCTTGGAGGAGCGTTGCAATCGAGCAAGCTCATTGCTGATCCCGGATTGTTGCTGTTTCAGCTGTAGAAGTTTCTGTTGCAGACTGCTGACTAATCGCTCAATATCACTCAGGGTATCCGCAGTTTTGCTTTTGGCGGCCTCTTTGTCAGTCAACTCCTTCTGCAGACTTTTTATGCGTGTTTGTACATCTTGCAATTGCTTCTGATTGCCCTGAGCAGTTTTGCTTTCGGCATGCAGCCCAGAATGGACAGGAAGCCAGATGACTAATTGCAGCGAGATGACCTTGAGTAATTTTCGTGATATCAATGCCATCTGATCGGGTATCAAAAATTTTTTACCACGCCCCAAAATGGATAAATTTTTTGACCGACCTCAGGTCTTCGCCTGGCTGGCTACTGCATGCATGGCTTCCTCTATTTGCTCGGCATTGCCAAGATAATAACTTCTGATTGGCTTAAGGTTTTCCTCAAACTCATAAACAAGTGGAATCCCTGTGGGGATGTTGTAATTTAAAATGGCCTGATCCGATACCTGATCCAGATGCTTGATCAAGGCACGCAAGGAATTCCCGTGTGCAACAATGATCACATTGGCGCCTCCTCTGACCTGTGGGGCAATGATGTCATTCCAGTAGGGCAAAAAACGATTAACCGTATCTTTGAGGCTTTCGGCCAGTGGAATTTCATTTTTAATTATTTTGCTATACCGGGAATCAAATCCGGGATAGCGTTCGTCTTCCATAGTGATTTCCGGCGGTCGGGTATCGTAGCTCCGTCGCCAGATCAGCACCTGTTCATCACCGTACTGTCTGGCCGTCTCTGCCTTGTTTAATCCTTGCAGGGCCCCATAATGACGTTCATTGAGCCGCCAGTTAAGTTTAATGGGTATCCACATCCTATCCATTTCATCTAAAGTGAGCCACAACGTGCGAATGGCACGTTTTAGAACGGATGTATAGGCCAGATCAAAATTAAAGCCGTTGCTCCGTAGTAACTGACCAGCTGCTCTGGCTTCATCAATACCTCTCGCTGTCAAATCAACGTCAGTCCATCCCGTGAAACGATTTTCCTGATTCCAGATACTTTCTCCATGACGCAGGAGAACGAGTTTTTTCATGTCAACCTTAAAAAAGCGATGCGCTTAAAAGATAAATCAAC encodes the following:
- a CDS encoding IS5 family transposase, which gives rise to MSFADAEYANKGKVTRREKFLDQLDGLLPWQAMIDVIEPHYAPGNGRGRKPFALELMLRAHVAQIIYNYSDPGMEDALYEIESLRRFCGIRLEAVPDESTILQFRHLLEKHGLMDQIFQVINQTLGERGLFLKAGTIVDASLIAAPTSTKNKSRSRDPEMHSSKKGNQWFFGSKFHIGVDHETGLVHTLKVTSGHVSDVAEAAALLHGEEQFVHGDAGYQGLDKRPEMPAESPPACVIAMRPGKLARLTKDDSGAAQLLRGAARELAKRRAKVEHVFRDIKIRFGYAKNRYRGLAKNAARLTFLTAIANVIRGDAYERRCLVASEI
- a CDS encoding HesA/MoeB/ThiF family protein — encoded protein: MNDQQLLRYSRHLLLPEIDIAGQERLAQSKVLIVGAGGLGSPTALYLAASGIGKLLICDHDKVDLTNLQRQILHDTAAIGKLKAESAKKFLRRINPEIQITPLTEYATEVLLDQHLETVDAVVDASDNFTTRHIINQACLKYQKPLISGAVMRFDGQITLFDLRDAASPCYHCLFPIAGDSDDPNCAIMGVFSPLAGIVGCIQAAETIKVLLGIGETLNGRLLLINGLTMRLDSLNLRKDPLCPACSKQAAR
- a CDS encoding S41 family peptidase, with the translated sequence MRNFATKTGLILIGIITGILVSLNFSAIADKRTDNALQSLPVEELRAFSQVFGRIKSDYVEPVEDKKLITEAINGMLVGLDPHSAFLDAEDYKELQIGTQGEFGGLGIQVTMEDGLVKVISPIEDTPAFFAGVKTGDLIIKIDDTAVKGMTLNDAIKKMRGKPNSSVVLTIAREGETEPLTFSLVRAIIKIESVKSKLIEPGYAYIRITQFQERTGENLAEAINKLYSESKIPMKGLVLDLRNDPGGLLNSAVAVSAAFLPRNALVVYTDGRTEDAKMKLHASPEFYLRKSGKDFLATLPENIKTLPMITLVNGGSASASEIVAGALQDHKRSVVMGSQTFGKGSVQTILPLSNSTAIKLTTARYYTPNGQSIQAKGITPDILDDEAGDNPRLLREADLNRHLSNGIDAKISDIASSKKNNTSSNKAKNNKNKGKDKNTPAEFGSSDDTLLTKAVTHLKSMSRPIKQKTSKL
- a CDS encoding peptidoglycan DD-metalloendopeptidase family protein; protein product: MALISRKLLKVISLQLVIWLPVHSGLHAESKTAQGNQKQLQDVQTRIKSLQKELTDKEAAKSKTADTLSDIERLVSSLQQKLLQLKQQQSGISNELARLQRSSKQVRSEMLTKQMQLGELLYFQNLINKSDYLSLFLKQKNPNEITRKLYYYRYLVQSRSAHIDELRNLHEQLSNLTQNQANQHEKFKQAQQEYFEQMQLLTAEKAKHTDLLAQLSREASKKNKTLSELKQDEQHLSNLVNRLNRQLAQKKPLIPEKFSGTAILRNDQLPTANAQNNSFVSMKGKLRLPVRGELVNRFGSPRERKGIKWNGLFIRAADGNEVKAIASGQVIFAEWIRGFGNFIILDHGNDYMSLYGHNNALVKHVGEKVRGGDTIAVVGNSGGNTQSGLYFELRYKGKPFDPLTWMSIK
- the gpmA gene encoding 2,3-diphosphoglycerate-dependent phosphoglycerate mutase, which gives rise to MKKLVLLRHGESIWNQENRFTGWTDVDLTARGIDEARAAGQLLRSNGFNFDLAYTSVLKRAIRTLWLTLDEMDRMWIPIKLNWRLNERHYGALQGLNKAETARQYGDEQVLIWRRSYDTRPPEITMEDERYPGFDSRYSKIIKNEIPLAESLKDTVNRFLPYWNDIIAPQVRGGANVIIVAHGNSLRALIKHLDQVSDQAILNYNIPTGIPLVYEFEENLKPIRSYYLGNAEQIEEAMHAVASQAKT